One region of Natronorubrum aibiense genomic DNA includes:
- a CDS encoding polysaccharide deacetylase family protein has product MNDERNSSDGRSRRWLLTTAGATSAALAGCTDFLSEADSVADGVSSQGGDDESGAGAASGSIRWPAIDEGESLSDFEDLNEWNAWKTDLSAAPDEARIGTQAAVMESDEREASINLRFPDGLDLREWDTSLAVKPEAANKIVVEFLAPDRDARLNTVRTIPDEFDGWFRLDCGYEHKPEGEPDLSNVTRINIVAVGPGDGKTRMLVDDLRRTKGADNGKAILAFYGGHDSHYDIAAEMLEERGWAAAVPVSPDRIGDQGRMGRAELSELQGRGWDVCSYPRVSMALPEMPESRQRQVLETNRDMLKSEGFEDGSRHLFIPDDRMDATTNELIRDVYDSAFLFGSCTSGIPPTGMHTIPLIWGPALHNGVRRHINLADQYQVLTVLRIPRIVDEEDVHPDANKMSLDDFEHLLNHIEHRGLDVITPSDLVDGTFESDDEDDEVVDDGRPTGTIIEAGQSYAFEGSESSESLTIDLDEGVLSASFSHKGDGDFTVELMPTGDGRDDSLVTTSGITAGESIAAVESGTYRLEVDADGTWSIDLFQPEVHADDLDSLPVEASGSGSGFVGPIWTDTDVRLEVSHDGDGDFVVDGYGADGSKESIVNKTGTFDNSRSYRAGGAVWINVEASGDWTLEVTDS; this is encoded by the coding sequence ATGAACGACGAACGCAACTCGAGCGACGGGCGCTCTCGACGGTGGCTGTTGACCACTGCCGGAGCGACGTCGGCTGCGCTGGCAGGCTGTACGGATTTCCTCTCGGAGGCGGACTCCGTGGCGGATGGAGTCTCCTCACAGGGCGGTGACGACGAGAGCGGCGCTGGCGCCGCCAGCGGTTCGATCCGCTGGCCCGCGATCGACGAGGGCGAATCGCTCTCCGACTTCGAGGATCTCAACGAGTGGAACGCGTGGAAGACCGACCTCTCAGCCGCGCCCGACGAGGCGCGGATCGGTACCCAGGCAGCCGTCATGGAGAGCGACGAGCGGGAGGCCAGTATCAACCTCCGCTTCCCCGACGGGCTCGACCTCCGCGAGTGGGATACCTCCCTCGCCGTCAAGCCGGAAGCGGCGAACAAGATCGTCGTCGAGTTCCTCGCGCCGGATCGAGACGCGCGGCTCAACACCGTCCGGACGATTCCCGACGAGTTCGACGGCTGGTTCCGCCTCGACTGTGGCTACGAGCACAAGCCGGAGGGCGAGCCGGATCTGTCGAACGTCACCCGAATCAACATCGTGGCAGTAGGACCGGGAGACGGGAAAACGAGAATGCTCGTCGACGACCTCCGTCGAACCAAGGGAGCCGACAACGGCAAAGCGATCCTGGCGTTCTACGGCGGCCACGACTCCCACTACGACATCGCCGCGGAGATGCTCGAGGAGCGCGGCTGGGCGGCTGCGGTTCCGGTCAGCCCTGACCGAATCGGCGATCAGGGCCGGATGGGGCGGGCCGAACTTAGCGAACTCCAAGGTCGTGGCTGGGACGTCTGCTCGTACCCACGAGTGTCGATGGCGCTCCCGGAGATGCCCGAAAGCCGACAGCGACAGGTCCTCGAGACCAACCGCGATATGCTCAAATCGGAGGGGTTCGAAGACGGTTCGCGGCATCTGTTCATCCCCGATGACCGGATGGATGCGACGACCAACGAGCTCATCAGAGACGTCTACGACTCGGCGTTCCTCTTTGGCTCCTGTACGTCCGGCATCCCCCCGACCGGGATGCACACGATCCCGCTGATCTGGGGGCCTGCGCTTCACAACGGCGTACGTCGCCACATCAACCTCGCCGATCAGTATCAGGTCCTCACCGTACTTCGAATCCCGCGAATCGTCGACGAAGAGGACGTCCACCCCGACGCGAACAAGATGTCACTCGACGACTTCGAACACCTGCTCAACCACATCGAGCACCGCGGACTCGACGTCATCACGCCGTCGGATCTCGTCGACGGGACGTTCGAGTCCGACGACGAAGACGACGAGGTCGTCGACGACGGTCGACCGACAGGGACGATCATCGAAGCGGGCCAGTCCTACGCGTTCGAAGGGTCGGAGTCATCCGAATCACTGACCATCGACCTCGACGAGGGCGTTCTCAGCGCGAGTTTCTCCCACAAGGGCGACGGCGACTTTACCGTCGAACTGATGCCAACGGGCGACGGTCGCGACGACTCGCTGGTAACCACTTCCGGAATCACCGCCGGCGAGTCGATCGCCGCGGTCGAAAGCGGAACGTATCGACTCGAGGTCGACGCCGACGGCACGTGGTCGATCGACCTCTTCCAGCCGGAGGTTCACGCCGACGACCTCGACTCGCTCCCGGTCGAGGCAAGCGGCTCGGGATCGGGCTTCGTCGGGCCGATCTGGACCGACACCGACGTCAGACTCGAGGTGTCCCACGACGGCGACGGTGACTTCGTCGTCGACGGCTACGGTGCCGACGGCAGCAAAGAATCGATCGTCAACAAGACCGGCACGTTCGACAACTCGCGATCGTACCGCGCCGGCGGGGCCGTCTGGATCAACGTCGAGGCCAGCGGCGACTGGACGCTCGAGGTCACCGACTCGTAG
- a CDS encoding alpha/beta fold hydrolase codes for MTRDDTLAGVRSRLIDTDRLETHVLESGGRSETVGTDGTVVFLHGNVSSSRFFEDVIADLPPRYRAIAPDLRGYGDSEPKAVDATNGLGDFEGDLRALLADLEPDPPLTLVGWSNGGGVAMRYTIDNPDAIDSLVLINPLSPYGFGGTKDLEGTPCFDDYAGSGGGLGNDEFVAGLADRDRSEGGESSPRKVLRTYYVNPTHEFDPEREESYLTGMLDTATGDENYPGDATPSENWPGVAPGETGVNNAVSPKYCSLESITEIDPDQKPPITWIRGASDQIVSNESLFDAGTLGEMGAMPDWPGEDIFPPQPMVDQTRAVLESYADAGGQFEEVVFGNTGHTPHLEVPGEFLDRLETVLEG; via the coding sequence ATGACTCGAGACGACACCCTCGCCGGCGTCCGCTCACGTCTCATCGACACCGACCGCCTCGAGACGCACGTCCTCGAATCGGGCGGACGAAGCGAGACAGTCGGCACCGACGGCACCGTCGTATTCCTCCACGGCAACGTCTCCTCTTCCCGGTTTTTCGAGGACGTTATAGCGGACCTGCCGCCCCGGTATCGGGCGATCGCCCCCGATCTGCGGGGGTACGGCGATTCGGAGCCGAAAGCCGTCGATGCGACGAACGGGCTCGGCGATTTCGAGGGCGACCTCCGGGCGCTGCTCGCCGACCTTGAGCCCGACCCGCCCCTGACGCTCGTCGGCTGGTCGAACGGCGGCGGGGTCGCGATGCGGTATACGATCGACAACCCCGACGCCATCGACTCGCTCGTCCTCATCAACCCGCTTTCGCCCTACGGCTTCGGTGGGACGAAAGACCTCGAGGGAACGCCTTGTTTCGACGACTACGCGGGCTCCGGCGGCGGCCTCGGCAACGACGAGTTCGTCGCCGGCCTCGCGGATCGCGACCGCAGCGAGGGTGGGGAGTCGTCGCCGCGGAAAGTGTTGCGAACGTACTACGTCAATCCGACCCACGAGTTCGATCCAGAGCGAGAAGAATCGTACCTGACCGGCATGCTCGATACGGCCACTGGCGACGAGAACTATCCGGGCGACGCGACGCCGAGTGAGAACTGGCCCGGGGTTGCGCCGGGCGAGACTGGCGTCAACAACGCGGTTTCGCCGAAGTACTGCTCGCTCGAGTCGATCACCGAAATCGACCCCGATCAGAAACCACCGATCACCTGGATCCGCGGCGCGTCGGATCAGATCGTCTCCAACGAGTCGCTGTTCGACGCCGGCACGCTCGGTGAGATGGGTGCGATGCCGGACTGGCCCGGCGAGGACATCTTCCCGCCTCAGCCGATGGTCGACCAGACGCGAGCCGTCCTCGAGTCCTACGCCGACGCCGGCGGCCAGTTCGAGGAGGTCGTCTTCGGCAACACCGGCCACACGCCACACCTCGAGGTGCCCGGCGAATTTTTGGATCGCCTCGAGACGGTTCTCGAGGGGTGA
- a CDS encoding isocitrate/isopropylmalate dehydrogenase family protein, which produces MTHEIAVIPGDGIGQEVTPAAIEVLEALDIDFEFVEADAGDAVKAETGEALPEETYELAASADATLFGAAGETAADVILPLRDAVGSFVNIRPAKAYPGIDAVRPETDLVFLRENTEGVYSGHEDRLTNDVSTLTRVVTESASRELAEFACDYVDTDDHDGFTIVHKANVMRETDGLFRDTVAEVADEHGVETDEVLMDAFATHVCLDPEQFDVVVCPNLAGDVLSDLAAGLVGGLGLLPSANVGTERALFEPVHGTAPDIAGEGVANPAAAIISAAMLVEYLGYDEEADAINEAVEATLEEGPRTPDLGGDASTEDVTEAVIDRL; this is translated from the coding sequence ATGACTCACGAAATCGCCGTCATCCCTGGCGACGGAATCGGACAGGAAGTCACACCAGCCGCGATTGAGGTCCTCGAGGCGCTCGATATCGACTTCGAGTTCGTCGAAGCCGACGCAGGCGACGCAGTGAAAGCGGAAACCGGTGAGGCGCTGCCCGAGGAGACCTACGAGCTGGCGGCGTCAGCTGACGCGACGCTGTTCGGTGCGGCCGGCGAGACGGCAGCCGACGTCATCCTGCCGCTCCGAGATGCAGTCGGCTCGTTCGTCAACATCCGCCCCGCGAAGGCGTACCCCGGCATCGACGCCGTCCGCCCCGAGACGGATCTGGTCTTCCTGCGAGAGAACACGGAAGGCGTCTACTCGGGCCACGAGGACCGCCTGACCAACGACGTCTCGACGCTGACCCGCGTCGTCACCGAGTCCGCCTCGAGAGAGCTCGCCGAGTTCGCCTGCGATTACGTCGACACCGACGACCACGACGGCTTCACCATCGTCCACAAGGCAAACGTCATGCGCGAGACCGACGGCTTGTTCCGCGACACCGTCGCCGAGGTCGCCGACGAGCACGGCGTCGAGACTGACGAAGTGCTGATGGACGCCTTCGCGACGCACGTCTGTCTCGACCCCGAGCAGTTCGACGTCGTCGTCTGTCCGAACCTCGCGGGCGACGTCCTCTCGGACCTCGCAGCCGGCCTCGTCGGCGGGCTCGGGCTTTTGCCCAGCGCCAACGTCGGCACCGAGCGCGCGCTGTTCGAGCCCGTCCACGGCACCGCACCCGACATCGCCGGCGAAGGCGTCGCGAATCCGGCTGCGGCGATCATTTCCGCCGCGATGCTGGTCGAGTATCTCGGCTACGACGAAGAGGCCGACGCCATCAACGAGGCCGTCGAGGCGACACTCGAGGAGGGTCCGCGAACGCCGGATCTGGGCGGCGACGCGTCGACTGAGGACGTGACCGAAGCGGTCATCGACCGCCTGTAG
- a CDS encoding HTTM domain-containing protein has protein sequence MTVPPTDRTTTKQRHSRGLESFRAVLESRLGIDPRALGAFRIVLGVLLLADLAVLRLPGLGTFYTDAGVFPRSTLLEAYPTVGRMSIHALSGAAWFQAVLFAIAGGFAFLLLVGYRTRLATLGSLVLFASLHARNPHLVNGGDTILLSFLLFGLFLPLEDRWSLEGRRQPDRRGRRVCSVATVAILVHFVAIYVTNAVLKFQSEPWMDGTAVQQIFQLNQYLTLLGPALSAYPTALAAINWLWTAVLTAGALLLVVTGWRRIALVAAFGATHLGMAATMRLGVFPFVMIAGLLLFLPLGVWDRLERLVTVFGLETENGFGARSTVDGDGAPANTTGDGAPSRLRRGRRLVASGLVACLLISSLLWQAAGIGVVDTPAVEGELDEAGWTFFAPTPPSAHSWYAVEGTLESGETVDIANARRDRPPTAAETYPSTLWKRYGMELRYADETQYESAAAYLCQRRDREVDSLTISLVEQPVDPDGPVSEPTVYERIEYDC, from the coding sequence ATGACTGTCCCTCCAACGGATCGAACAACTACCAAGCAGCGACACTCGAGGGGTCTCGAGTCGTTCCGAGCGGTCCTCGAGTCACGTCTTGGCATCGACCCGCGAGCCCTCGGTGCGTTCCGGATCGTACTCGGCGTGCTCTTGCTCGCCGATCTCGCGGTCCTCCGGCTGCCGGGACTGGGCACGTTCTACACCGACGCGGGCGTCTTTCCGCGGTCGACGCTTCTGGAGGCGTATCCGACGGTCGGACGGATGTCGATCCACGCGCTGTCCGGGGCGGCGTGGTTCCAGGCGGTGTTGTTCGCGATCGCCGGCGGGTTCGCGTTCCTCTTGCTCGTCGGTTATCGAACCCGCCTCGCGACGCTTGGCTCACTCGTCCTGTTCGCGTCGCTGCACGCCCGTAATCCGCATCTCGTTAACGGCGGTGACACGATCCTGCTCAGCTTTCTTCTTTTTGGCCTGTTCCTCCCGCTCGAGGACCGGTGGTCGCTTGAGGGCCGTCGCCAGCCCGACCGTCGCGGTCGCCGCGTGTGTTCGGTCGCAACGGTGGCGATTCTGGTGCATTTCGTGGCCATCTACGTGACGAACGCGGTGCTCAAGTTTCAGAGCGAGCCGTGGATGGACGGCACGGCGGTCCAGCAGATCTTTCAGTTGAACCAGTATCTCACACTGCTCGGACCGGCGCTTTCGGCGTACCCGACGGCACTCGCCGCGATCAACTGGCTCTGGACGGCCGTGTTGACCGCCGGCGCGTTGTTGCTCGTCGTCACCGGGTGGCGTCGCATCGCGCTCGTGGCGGCGTTCGGCGCGACACACCTCGGGATGGCGGCGACGATGCGGCTGGGCGTGTTCCCGTTCGTCATGATCGCTGGCCTGCTGTTGTTCCTCCCACTGGGAGTCTGGGATCGGCTCGAGCGACTCGTCACCGTGTTCGGTCTCGAGACCGAGAACGGATTCGGTGCTCGCTCGACGGTCGACGGTGACGGTGCGCCCGCGAACACGACGGGAGACGGCGCTCCGTCTCGCCTTCGGCGCGGTCGTCGTCTCGTCGCCTCCGGGCTCGTCGCGTGTCTGCTGATCTCGAGTCTGCTCTGGCAGGCAGCTGGAATCGGCGTCGTCGACACGCCGGCGGTGGAGGGTGAACTCGACGAGGCGGGCTGGACGTTTTTCGCACCAACTCCGCCGTCGGCACACAGCTGGTACGCCGTCGAGGGGACCCTCGAGTCCGGCGAGACTGTCGACATCGCCAACGCACGCCGCGACCGGCCGCCGACCGCCGCGGAGACGTATCCGAGCACGCTCTGGAAACGCTACGGGATGGAGCTACGCTACGCCGACGAGACGCAGTACGAATCGGCGGCCGCGTACCTCTGTCAACGGAGGGACCGCGAGGTCGACTCGCTGACCATCTCGCTCGTCGAACAGCCCGTCGACCCTGACGGCCCAGTCAGTGAGCCGACAGTCTACGAACGCATAGAGTACGACTGTTGA
- a CDS encoding DMT family transporter, producing MSRALDVSLFLLLAVLWGLSFPAIAVGLEYLPPLLFAAFRYDIAAALLLVAAVTLTDEWWPTGRNNLAAIAGGGLFLVAGNGLLFIGQQTVPSGVAAILQGLVPIITALWAILLLGERLSAVGAVGAAVGFLGIGLVVQPDPANLLAGDTVARLLVVGQVASVALGGVVVQRAGPTIERVPLVGWSMFVGGLVLHAGSLLAGEFPSADAIAPMAIAMLVYLGVFSTAIAFFIYFRILEEHGAFEAALVAYVVPIVATVAGVFLLGESIGAATIAGFALVAVGFVLLKRRAIADAVGLTSGVSSP from the coding sequence ATGTCTCGAGCCCTCGATGTGTCGCTGTTCCTGTTGCTCGCCGTCTTGTGGGGGCTGTCGTTTCCCGCAATCGCGGTTGGCCTCGAGTATCTTCCGCCGCTTTTGTTCGCCGCCTTCCGATACGACATCGCGGCCGCCTTGCTGTTAGTGGCTGCCGTCACGCTGACCGACGAGTGGTGGCCCACCGGACGGAACAACCTCGCCGCGATCGCGGGCGGCGGACTCTTTCTCGTCGCTGGCAACGGCCTGTTGTTCATCGGCCAGCAGACCGTCCCCAGCGGCGTCGCCGCCATTTTGCAGGGTCTGGTCCCCATCATCACCGCACTGTGGGCGATCTTGCTGCTCGGCGAACGCCTTTCGGCGGTCGGTGCCGTCGGCGCTGCTGTCGGCTTCCTCGGCATCGGACTGGTCGTCCAGCCCGATCCGGCGAACCTGCTCGCAGGCGACACCGTCGCTCGGTTGCTCGTCGTCGGACAGGTCGCCAGCGTCGCCCTCGGCGGCGTGGTGGTCCAGCGGGCCGGCCCGACCATCGAACGCGTTCCACTCGTCGGCTGGTCGATGTTCGTGGGCGGGCTCGTCTTACACGCCGGCAGCCTGCTAGCCGGCGAGTTTCCGTCCGCCGACGCGATCGCCCCGATGGCGATCGCCATGCTGGTTTATCTCGGCGTCTTCTCGACGGCGATCGCCTTCTTCATCTACTTTCGGATTCTCGAGGAACACGGCGCATTCGAGGCAGCGCTGGTCGCGTACGTGGTCCCGATCGTCGCGACAGTGGCGGGCGTCTTCCTGCTCGGTGAGTCGATCGGTGCGGCGACTATCGCCGGGTTCGCCCTCGTCGCCGTCGGGTTCGTGTTGCTCAAACGGCGTGCGATCGCCGACGCGGTGGGACTGACCTCCGGTGTTAGTAGCCCCTGA
- the leuD gene encoding 3-isopropylmalate dehydratase small subunit → MTDTDDVEIPKVDSVSGSGIPIRGNDIDTDQIIPARFMKVVTFDGLGEFAFFDLRFDDDDNQKDHPMNEDRFQGSSVMVVNSNFGCGSSREHAPQALMRWGIDAIIGESFAEIFAGNCLALGIPTVTADSETIQELQDWVDEHPDEEIDIDVEAETVTYGDDTIDVTVDEAQRKALVDGVWDTTALMKSNAGEVRKKAQELPYVDDAAIPEAE, encoded by the coding sequence ATGACTGACACCGACGACGTCGAGATTCCGAAAGTCGATTCCGTCTCCGGCTCGGGGATCCCGATCCGAGGCAACGACATCGACACCGACCAGATCATCCCTGCGCGATTCATGAAGGTCGTCACCTTCGATGGGCTGGGTGAGTTCGCCTTCTTCGACCTGCGATTCGACGACGACGACAACCAGAAAGACCACCCGATGAACGAGGATCGGTTCCAGGGTTCGTCGGTGATGGTCGTCAACAGCAACTTCGGATGTGGCTCCTCGCGCGAACACGCCCCGCAGGCGCTGATGCGCTGGGGGATCGACGCGATCATCGGCGAGAGCTTCGCCGAGATTTTCGCAGGCAACTGTCTCGCCCTCGGCATCCCGACCGTGACGGCCGACAGCGAGACGATCCAGGAACTGCAGGACTGGGTCGACGAGCACCCTGACGAGGAGATCGACATCGACGTTGAAGCCGAGACGGTCACCTACGGCGACGACACGATCGACGTCACCGTCGACGAGGCCCAGCGCAAGGCCCTGGTCGACGGTGTCTGGGACACGACGGCGCTGATGAAGTCCAACGCCGGCGAAGTCCGTAAGAAGGCCCAGGAACTGCCGTACGTCGACGACGCGGCGATCCCTGAGGCCGAGTAA
- the leuC gene encoding 3-isopropylmalate dehydratase large subunit, producing MSEGTLYDKVWDRHKVTTLPTGQDQLFIGLHLIHEVTSPQAFGMLRERDLEVAYPKLTHATVDHIVPTADQSRPYEEDAAEEMMAELEENVREAGIDFSDPTSGDQGIVHVIGPEQGLTQPGKTIVCGDSHTSTHGAFGALAFGIGTSQIRDVLATGTVAMEKQKVRKIQVDGELGEGVEAKDIILEIIRRLGTEGGVGYVYEYAGEAIENLGMEGRMSICNMSIEGGARAGYVNPDETTYEWLEETDYFQDNPEKFDELKPYWESIKSDDDAEYDDVVTIDANELEPVVTWGTTPGQGVGVTEPIPAPEDLPEEKQDTARRAQEHMRVEPGETMEGYDIDVAFLGSCTNARLPDLRRAAEIIDGRQVDDDVRALVVPGSQRVQHTAEEEGLKDIFEEAGFEWRNAGCSMCLGMNEDQLEGDEASASSSNRNFVGRQGSKDGRTVLMNPQMVAAAAVTGEVTDVRELKEVTTV from the coding sequence ATGAGTGAGGGAACACTGTACGACAAGGTCTGGGATCGACACAAAGTCACCACGCTGCCGACCGGACAGGATCAGCTGTTCATCGGGCTGCACCTCATCCACGAGGTCACGAGTCCGCAGGCGTTCGGGATGCTCCGCGAGCGCGACCTCGAGGTCGCCTATCCGAAGCTGACTCACGCGACGGTCGACCACATCGTGCCGACGGCCGACCAGTCCCGACCGTACGAAGAAGACGCCGCCGAGGAGATGATGGCCGAACTCGAGGAGAACGTCCGCGAGGCGGGCATCGACTTCTCGGACCCGACGTCGGGCGATCAGGGGATCGTCCACGTCATCGGTCCAGAGCAGGGGCTCACCCAGCCCGGCAAGACGATCGTCTGTGGGGACTCCCACACCTCGACCCACGGCGCGTTCGGCGCGCTCGCCTTTGGGATCGGGACCTCTCAGATTCGGGACGTGCTCGCGACGGGCACCGTCGCGATGGAGAAACAGAAGGTCCGCAAGATTCAGGTCGACGGCGAACTCGGCGAGGGTGTCGAAGCGAAAGACATCATCCTCGAGATCATCCGCCGACTCGGTACCGAAGGCGGCGTCGGCTACGTCTACGAGTACGCTGGCGAGGCCATCGAGAACCTCGGCATGGAGGGTCGGATGTCGATCTGTAACATGTCGATCGAAGGCGGCGCTCGCGCGGGCTACGTCAACCCCGACGAGACCACCTACGAGTGGCTCGAGGAGACCGACTACTTCCAGGACAACCCCGAGAAGTTCGACGAACTCAAACCGTACTGGGAGTCGATCAAATCCGACGACGATGCCGAGTACGACGACGTCGTCACCATCGACGCGAACGAACTCGAGCCAGTCGTCACGTGGGGGACCACGCCCGGACAGGGCGTCGGCGTCACCGAGCCGATTCCGGCCCCCGAGGACCTGCCCGAGGAGAAACAGGACACGGCCCGACGCGCACAGGAGCACATGCGCGTCGAACCCGGCGAGACGATGGAAGGCTACGACATCGACGTTGCCTTCCTCGGGTCCTGTACGAACGCCCGTCTGCCCGACCTGCGCCGTGCCGCCGAGATCATCGACGGCCGACAGGTCGACGACGACGTCCGTGCGTTGGTCGTCCCCGGCAGCCAGCGCGTCCAGCACACTGCCGAGGAGGAGGGCCTGAAAGACATCTTCGAGGAGGCCGGCTTCGAGTGGCGCAACGCCGGCTGTTCGATGTGTCTCGGCATGAACGAAGACCAACTCGAGGGCGACGAGGCCTCTGCTTCCTCCTCGAACCGGAACTTCGTCGGCCGACAGGGTAGCAAGGACGGCCGCACCGTCTTGATGAACCCGCAGATGGTCGCCGCGGCGGCGGTCACCGGGGAAGTAACTGACGTGCGCGAACTGAAGGAGGTGACCACTGTATGA
- the ilvC gene encoding ketol-acid reductoisomerase yields MTDEFTTDIYYDDDADVSTLDDETVAVLGYGSQGHAHALNLHDSGVDVVVGLREDSSSRSAAEADGLTVTTPADAVSQASYVSVLVPDTVQADVYENAIEPNLEAGDTLQFAHGLNIHYNQIQPPEGVDVTMVAPKSPGHLVRRNYENDEGTPGLLAIYQDTTGDAQKRALAYAKAIGCARAGVIETTFQEEVESDLFGEQAVLCGGVTALVKHGYEALVDAGYSPEIAYFECLNELKLIVDLMYEGGNMEMWNSVSDTAEYGGLTRGDRIVDDHVRENMDEVLEEIQNGEFTREWIVENQAGRPSYSQLRQAEQEHEIEDVGARLRELFAWADDESETEPESAEVTADD; encoded by the coding sequence ATGACTGACGAATTCACTACCGACATCTACTACGACGATGATGCAGACGTATCGACGCTCGACGACGAGACCGTGGCCGTGCTCGGCTACGGCAGCCAGGGCCACGCCCACGCACTGAACCTTCACGACAGCGGGGTCGACGTCGTCGTCGGCCTGCGCGAGGACTCCTCCTCGCGCTCGGCAGCCGAAGCCGACGGGCTGACGGTCACGACGCCAGCCGACGCCGTCTCGCAGGCATCCTACGTTTCCGTCCTCGTTCCCGACACGGTTCAGGCCGACGTCTACGAGAACGCCATCGAACCGAACCTCGAGGCCGGTGACACGCTCCAGTTCGCCCACGGGCTGAACATCCACTACAACCAGATCCAGCCGCCGGAAGGCGTCGACGTGACGATGGTCGCCCCCAAGAGTCCGGGCCACCTCGTCCGCCGGAACTACGAGAACGACGAAGGAACGCCCGGCCTGCTGGCGATCTATCAGGATACGACCGGTGACGCACAGAAGCGAGCCCTCGCGTACGCGAAGGCGATCGGCTGTGCCCGTGCTGGCGTCATCGAGACGACGTTCCAGGAAGAAGTCGAGTCCGACCTCTTCGGCGAGCAGGCCGTCCTCTGTGGCGGCGTGACCGCGCTGGTCAAACACGGCTACGAGGCGCTGGTCGATGCGGGTTATTCGCCCGAGATCGCGTACTTCGAGTGTCTCAACGAACTCAAACTGATCGTCGACCTAATGTACGAAGGTGGGAACATGGAGATGTGGAACTCCGTCTCCGACACTGCCGAGTACGGCGGGCTCACCCGTGGCGATCGCATCGTCGACGACCACGTTCGTGAGAACATGGACGAGGTCCTCGAGGAGATTCAAAACGGCGAGTTCACGCGCGAGTGGATCGTCGAGAACCAGGCCGGTCGACCGAGCTACAGTCAGCTCCGGCAGGCCGAGCAGGAACACGAGATCGAAGACGTCGGCGCGCGACTGCGCGAGCTGTTCGCTTGGGCCGACGACGAGAGCGAAACCGAACCCGAGTCCGCTGAAGTGACGGCGGACGACTGA
- the ilvN gene encoding acetolactate synthase small subunit: MKRGLDGPAPEERPTPAGRRNKQGIRIDPEVEATHDPRRTVISALVKHEPGVLSDVSGLFSRRQFNIESLTVGPTEDEERARITVVVEEPDPGIDQIKKQLRKLVPVISVRELEPDAMRRELALVKVAADRPDQVAAVADMYGGKTVDSCPETATIEITGTRQKIEAAVETFSQFGIREISRTGLTALARSTDETAAQSPAVGTEEMNRQDKHPHTQTADDD; encoded by the coding sequence ATGAAACGTGGCTTAGATGGACCGGCACCCGAGGAGCGACCAACGCCCGCGGGCCGGCGCAACAAGCAAGGCATTCGTATCGATCCCGAAGTCGAGGCGACACACGACCCACGTCGGACGGTCATCTCGGCGCTGGTCAAACACGAGCCCGGCGTGCTCTCTGACGTCTCGGGACTGTTCTCGAGACGGCAGTTCAACATCGAGAGCCTGACGGTTGGACCGACCGAGGACGAGGAGCGTGCCCGAATCACGGTCGTCGTCGAGGAACCCGACCCCGGCATCGACCAGATCAAAAAGCAGCTGCGAAAGCTGGTGCCGGTGATCTCGGTTCGCGAACTCGAGCCCGACGCGATGCGCCGGGAGCTCGCTCTCGTGAAAGTCGCCGCCGACCGACCTGACCAGGTCGCTGCCGTCGCGGACATGTACGGCGGCAAGACCGTCGACTCCTGTCCGGAGACGGCGACGATCGAAATCACCGGGACCCGTCAGAAGATCGAGGCCGCGGTCGAGACGTTCAGTCAGTTCGGCATTCGGGAGATCTCCCGAACCGGTCTGACGGCGCTCGCCCGAAGCACCGACGAGACGGCCGCGCAGTCGCCGGCCGTCGGTACCGAGGAGATGAATCGACAGGACAAACACCCCCACACCCAAACAGCAGACGATGACTGA